Proteins encoded within one genomic window of Patescibacteria group bacterium:
- a CDS encoding SRPBCC family protein codes for MTKIHLKNSWIIKAPRESIYKIVTDFENLPKNFPQVAHSVKIVSKDGNNLLIHAEAKSFGTPPISVTMKTTLVPGKGYISDNINPVFKATGHEEFLMEDVENGTRINYSYNYDLSKANIILRIFAKPLFGWFSMWYWERVYINKIKIILGCS; via the coding sequence ATGACAAAAATTCACCTCAAAAACAGTTGGATAATAAAAGCTCCCAGAGAATCTATTTATAAAATAGTGACTGATTTTGAAAATTTGCCAAAGAATTTTCCGCAGGTTGCACATTCGGTGAAAATTGTCAGCAAAGATGGCAACAACTTACTTATTCACGCAGAAGCAAAATCTTTTGGTACTCCTCCAATTTCGGTAACTATGAAAACAACACTTGTTCCGGGAAAAGGATATATCTCGGACAACATTAACCCTGTATTCAAAGCCACCGGGCACGAAGAGTTTTTAATGGAAGATGTCGAAAACGGCACCAGAATTAATTATTCTTATAATTATGATCTTTCAAAAGCCAATATCATTTTGCGTATTTTCGCAAAGCCATTATTTGGTTGGTTTTCTATGTGGTATTGGGAGCGAGTGTATATAAATAAAATCAAAATCATACTGGGCTGCAGCTGA
- a CDS encoding cupin domain-containing protein — MANIVNKSFTESNENVTPEKTRVETATLIDHEFQRVTAEPGWQWSKHSKPVVGGKSCQKHHLLYIISGRIASRMSDGDEVEFGPGEIGIIPPGHDGWTVGDEPAVWLEIPH, encoded by the coding sequence ATGGCGAATATCGTCAATAAATCATTCACAGAGTCAAACGAAAATGTGACACCGGAAAAAACCAGGGTTGAAACGGCAACGTTAATTGATCACGAATTTCAACGCGTTACCGCTGAACCAGGTTGGCAATGGTCAAAACATTCAAAACCGGTGGTTGGCGGCAAAAGCTGCCAAAAACATCATTTGCTCTATATTATTTCAGGTAGAATTGCATCAAGAATGTCCGATGGAGATGAGGTAGAGTTTGGCCCGGGTGAAATTGGGATTATCCCTCCCGGCCATGATGGCTGGACAGTTGGAGACGAACCGGCAGTCTGGCTCGAAATCCCCCACTAA
- the rpoD gene encoding RNA polymerase sigma factor RpoD, giving the protein MTKRVVKLKTEEPLDFQDQLVALIRKGRTHGFVTTQEMLQAFPNIEDDIPQLDALFDYFYRRGIEVKDTAAGGILARLVSPEQIKSLEEDDDFDSIDLRDISDDSVRMYLREIGRIPLLTPTEEVQLAKAMSRGDELSKKRLSEANLRLVVAIAKKYIGRGLQLLDLIQEGNTGLMRAVEKFDYKKGYKFSTYATWWIRQAITRAIADQARTIRIPVHMIETINKLIRVQRQLVQDLGREPLPEEIAAEMGLEVDKVEHILKISQETVSLESPVGEEEDSKLGDFLEDKESLSPEESAIYQLLRGHVDEFLDTLAAREQKILRMRFGLNEDGKAHTLEEVGQEFGVTRERIRQIEAKSLQKLKKNEQSDRLKDYLR; this is encoded by the coding sequence ATGACAAAACGCGTAGTAAAATTAAAAACCGAAGAGCCGTTGGATTTTCAAGACCAGCTGGTTGCTCTAATTCGCAAAGGCCGAACTCATGGCTTTGTGACAACTCAAGAAATGTTACAAGCATTTCCGAACATTGAAGATGATATTCCGCAGCTAGACGCACTATTCGATTATTTTTATCGCCGTGGCATCGAAGTCAAAGACACCGCCGCCGGTGGAATTTTGGCGCGCTTGGTTTCTCCGGAACAAATCAAATCACTAGAAGAAGATGACGATTTTGATTCAATCGATCTGCGTGACATTTCCGATGATTCGGTGCGAATGTATTTACGTGAAATCGGACGCATCCCACTATTAACTCCAACCGAAGAAGTTCAGCTAGCCAAAGCAATGTCTAGAGGTGATGAGCTATCTAAAAAACGGTTATCCGAGGCCAACTTGCGTTTGGTGGTGGCAATCGCGAAAAAATACATTGGCCGTGGTTTGCAGCTACTCGATCTAATTCAAGAGGGCAACACCGGTTTAATGCGCGCGGTAGAGAAATTTGACTACAAAAAAGGTTACAAGTTTTCCACTTACGCTACTTGGTGGATTCGCCAAGCCATTACCCGTGCCATCGCCGACCAAGCTCGCACCATCCGTATCCCGGTGCATATGATTGAAACGATCAACAAATTAATTCGGGTACAGCGTCAGCTAGTGCAAGATTTAGGGCGCGAACCGTTGCCGGAAGAAATTGCAGCCGAAATGGGCCTAGAAGTAGATAAAGTTGAGCATATTTTAAAGATTAGCCAAGAAACGGTCTCGCTGGAATCGCCGGTTGGTGAAGAAGAAGACTCAAAGCTGGGCGATTTTTTGGAAGACAAAGAAAGCCTAAGCCCGGAAGAATCAGCCATCTACCAGCTATTGCGTGGGCATGTGGATGAATTTTTGGACACACTAGCTGCGCGCGAGCAAAAAATTCTACGAATGCGATTTGGGCTAAACGAAGATGGTAAAGCGCACACGCTGGAAGAAGTAGGGCAAGAGTTTGGGGTAACGCGTGAACGTATTCGCCAAATTGAAGCAAAATCACTACAAAAACTGAAGAAAAACGAACAATCCGATCGTCTTAAGGACTATTTGAGATAG
- the dnaG gene encoding DNA primase, translating into MADVDEIKSKLDIVEIIGEYLTLKKSGITYKGLCPFHSEKTPSFSVSAERQSWHCFGCNEGGDVISFVQKIDGLSFVEALSKLAARVGIEISPMSDKENQERSEKSKILEVLIVASNFYHQILLKSPVANLARQYLEKRGISTEMIEAFKIGYAPDGWHNIEAMLTKKGIDLEWAVKSGLSVKKTGSNNFYDRFRGRIMFPIDDASGQIIGFTGRILQDQNDVAKYLNTSESPAFRKSEALYGISLARKTIRSEDKVIVVEGQMDVITSHQFGFANTIATSGTALTRDHLKLLKRYTNQIYFAFDADAAGQKTLYSAAIMAWEVDLNPYAVTIPYGKDPDECIRHNLADWKGAVDAALPCFDFFLNQAFGGNANLTGVGKKAIVAKLSPLIAAVQNGLEKEEYLHRLAGKLGVSEAVLLNDQQASRPNSETAIKPQAVKPDGQEEQLIGVMLAYFDLLIVLPEIIFDNSSLQKVFDAISKAKKNNQKVDDIYKELPPAWKNRLNQLMMEQLRSHEQMDQPSIIIEISDRLARFGDREREGRIQQNTQAIATALKSGDKKKAQALLKSIENDIIVSNER; encoded by the coding sequence ATGGCCGATGTAGATGAGATTAAATCTAAGCTAGATATTGTCGAAATTATTGGCGAATATCTAACGCTTAAAAAAAGTGGTATAACCTACAAAGGTTTATGCCCGTTTCATAGTGAAAAAACACCGTCATTTTCGGTAAGCGCCGAGCGTCAATCTTGGCACTGTTTCGGTTGTAATGAGGGTGGAGATGTTATTTCGTTTGTACAAAAAATCGATGGATTATCGTTTGTAGAAGCTTTGTCTAAACTGGCGGCGCGTGTAGGCATCGAAATTTCACCGATGTCCGATAAAGAAAATCAAGAACGCTCTGAAAAAAGTAAGATATTGGAAGTGCTAATAGTTGCATCGAATTTTTATCATCAAATTTTATTAAAATCGCCCGTGGCTAATTTGGCGCGTCAGTATTTGGAAAAACGTGGCATATCAACAGAAATGATTGAAGCTTTTAAGATTGGCTATGCCCCGGACGGTTGGCATAATATTGAAGCAATGCTGACTAAAAAAGGGATTGATTTAGAGTGGGCGGTCAAATCCGGCTTGAGCGTCAAAAAAACCGGTTCAAACAACTTTTACGATCGCTTTCGTGGTCGCATTATGTTCCCGATAGACGATGCCAGTGGTCAAATAATTGGTTTTACCGGCCGTATTCTGCAGGATCAAAATGACGTGGCAAAGTACCTTAATACCTCGGAATCGCCGGCGTTTCGTAAAAGTGAAGCACTTTATGGGATCAGCTTGGCGCGTAAAACTATCCGATCCGAAGACAAAGTGATTGTAGTTGAAGGACAAATGGATGTAATTACCTCACACCAATTTGGGTTTGCTAACACCATCGCCACCTCTGGCACCGCTCTTACCCGCGATCATCTAAAATTACTGAAACGCTACACCAATCAAATTTACTTTGCTTTTGACGCAGATGCGGCGGGGCAAAAAACGTTGTATTCCGCGGCCATTATGGCGTGGGAGGTAGATTTGAATCCTTACGCCGTCACTATACCGTACGGTAAAGACCCGGATGAATGTATTCGTCATAATTTAGCAGACTGGAAGGGGGCGGTTGATGCGGCATTGCCCTGTTTTGATTTTTTCCTTAATCAAGCTTTTGGTGGCAACGCCAATTTAACCGGAGTAGGTAAAAAGGCGATTGTGGCCAAGTTGTCACCATTAATTGCGGCGGTGCAAAACGGGTTGGAGAAAGAAGAATATTTGCATCGATTAGCGGGAAAACTGGGAGTAAGTGAAGCGGTGTTATTAAATGATCAGCAAGCTTCTCGCCCTAACTCGGAAACTGCTATCAAGCCTCAAGCCGTTAAACCCGATGGGCAAGAAGAGCAGTTAATTGGTGTGATGTTGGCGTATTTTGATCTGTTAATTGTTTTGCCGGAGATAATTTTTGATAACAGTTCGCTGCAAAAAGTATTCGATGCCATTAGTAAAGCTAAAAAAAATAATCAAAAGGTAGATGACATATATAAGGAATTGCCGCCGGCATGGAAAAATCGCCTAAATCAGCTGATGATGGAACAGCTGCGTAGTCACGAACAAATGGATCAGCCATCAATTATCATTGAAATTTCAGATCGGTTGGCGCGGTTTGGTGATCGGGAACGCGAAGGCCGAATTCAACAAAATACACAGGCAATTGCCACAGCGCTCAAGAGTGGGGATAAAAAGAAAGCTCAGGCATTGCTAAAATCGATTGAAAATGATATTATAGTTAGTAATGAGAGGTAA
- a CDS encoding NAD(P)-dependent oxidoreductase produces MSKNIVITGATGVVGSVLVDGLANFHDVTPLTRLQCDMTNLELLSQCVPKDTDCLVHLAWKDSDIYSEGQFDPDNIVMALNVLEVAVRYNIKHVVLASSVHVREYRGHEGVISASDHTMPTSLYGATKVYLEELGKYYARYHNLQVTAVRLGGVNRDDSPVGKDEQDYNRIYLSHIDLITAFNDIVNEPNVPASFSMFYLVSEGDSTIHHRDKFEIKD; encoded by the coding sequence ATGTCTAAAAATATAGTCATCACCGGAGCAACCGGAGTAGTTGGAAGTGTGCTTGTTGACGGATTAGCCAACTTTCACGACGTAACTCCGCTAACCCGTTTGCAGTGTGATATGACCAATTTAGAATTGCTGTCGCAGTGCGTGCCTAAGGACACTGACTGTCTGGTTCATTTGGCATGGAAAGACAGCGACATTTACAGCGAAGGCCAATTTGACCCGGATAACATTGTAATGGCGCTAAACGTGCTAGAGGTGGCGGTTCGATACAATATTAAACACGTTGTTTTAGCATCATCGGTTCACGTGCGCGAGTATCGTGGGCACGAAGGAGTTATTTCGGCGTCCGATCACACCATGCCAACCAGTTTATATGGTGCCACTAAAGTTTATCTTGAAGAACTGGGAAAATATTACGCTCGATATCACAATTTACAGGTGACGGCGGTGCGTTTAGGCGGAGTTAACAGAGATGATTCTCCGGTAGGCAAAGACGAACAAGACTATAATCGAATCTATTTATCGCATATCGATTTAATTACCGCTTTTAACGACATCGTCAACGAGCCAAATGTACCGGCATCGTTTTCGATGTTTTATTTGGTTTCAGAAGGTGATAGCACTATCCATCACCGCGATAAGTTTGAGATTAAAGATTAG
- the smpB gene encoding SsrA-binding protein SmpB, translating to MTENTIAKNKRGLFDYEITEHFEAGIALTGGEIKSIRAKRADISAAYARVLRGEVWLINMNLSLNGLENPTRTRKLLLHKSEINRLIGLVEQKGYALIPLYLYFKRGKAKIDIGVGRGRKKYDKRELIKKRDIAKEQRQVTSLKKV from the coding sequence ATGACCGAAAACACCATTGCCAAAAATAAGCGCGGATTGTTTGATTACGAAATCACCGAGCATTTTGAAGCGGGGATTGCGTTAACCGGGGGTGAAATTAAATCTATTCGTGCCAAGCGCGCTGATATTTCTGCGGCATACGCTAGAGTTTTGCGTGGAGAAGTTTGGTTAATTAATATGAATTTATCGCTAAATGGTTTGGAGAATCCCACGCGCACCCGGAAATTGTTATTACATAAATCCGAAATCAACCGACTAATTGGACTGGTAGAACAAAAAGGATATGCCCTTATTCCTTTATATCTATACTTTAAGCGTGGTAAAGCCAAAATAGACATTGGTGTTGGGCGGGGGCGTAAAAAATATGATAAGCGCGAACTAATCAAAAAACGCGACATCGCCAAAGAACAACGGCAAGTAACCAGCCTTAAAAAGGTTTGA
- the mgtA gene encoding magnesium-translocating P-type ATPase, giving the protein MDAINFNSKQTALLNRLYSSPNGLTADAVRRRQAKYGPNSVVTQTRRTLLISFLEKFTNPLIILLLFASFFSMLTGSMLDFVMILIMILISVSLDVYLEHRSEKAAERLKRQVEVKTDVMRNGMLTEIPSKEITVGDLISVESGSVIPADVKIISIKDLHIDESTLTGESFPQEKTMGQLAYMGTLVVNGEGFAVVETIGKDTRYGKIATDLANASPETNFERGIRQFGYLVMKIAICLVLVVFLINSFSGHQLIDSFLFALALAIGITPELLPMIMTVNLAEGALKMSRKGVIVKHLPSIHNLGSMNMLCTDKTGTLTENKIILEKYENFDFKTDRKVLQFAHANCTHQSNIRGPLEEAILKHHEVRDAWQKIDEIPFDFVRKRLSVVLKKDGKTILICKGALEEMLPELDFYEHDGVVKPLTTRSRQKISDRLSELSKDGFRVLAVSYRELKAKNQHATYSKTDEKDLIFLGLTAFQDPPKQSAKRSLKQLAASGIGLKILTGDNPEVTMKVCKDLDLAVSGVCIGDDLLHLSEEKLVEKIKANTIFAKLTPDQKKLVISTLQRSGMVVGYLGDGVNDASSLKQADVGISVENATDVAKESADLILMHKSLEVLLEGVKDGRKVFINTTKYIFMNFGSNFGNMISMSVASFFLPFIPMLPIQIILNNLIYDVSQLSLPTDNVDNSETAKPLKWDINQIKRFIFIFGPVSSIFDILTFVGLLYIFHSSVGSFRSGWFIESLATQAMVMIVLRTKIIPFFKSKPSIWVKVSASAIVMFAIIISQSPLGKMFEFNVLPIGFWLFMIVVLVLNVFVNEFAKHWFYSRESRLA; this is encoded by the coding sequence ATGGATGCTATTAATTTTAATTCAAAACAAACCGCGCTTTTAAACCGTCTTTACTCATCACCAAACGGGCTAACCGCGGATGCTGTAAGACGTCGTCAAGCAAAATACGGCCCAAACAGCGTCGTCACCCAAACTCGCCGTACCCTCTTAATCAGTTTTTTGGAAAAATTTACCAATCCGTTAATCATCTTGCTACTATTCGCCTCATTTTTCTCGATGCTAACCGGTTCAATGTTAGATTTTGTAATGATATTGATTATGATTTTGATCAGCGTGTCATTAGACGTCTATCTTGAACATCGCAGTGAGAAAGCGGCGGAGCGATTAAAACGACAAGTTGAGGTCAAAACCGATGTAATGCGCAACGGGATGCTAACCGAAATCCCCTCAAAAGAGATCACGGTGGGAGATTTGATTTCTGTTGAGAGCGGTAGCGTTATCCCGGCCGATGTTAAAATTATCTCAATTAAAGATTTGCACATTGATGAATCAACGTTAACCGGCGAGTCGTTTCCACAAGAAAAAACCATGGGTCAGCTTGCGTACATGGGCACATTGGTGGTAAATGGCGAAGGCTTTGCGGTGGTAGAAACCATCGGCAAAGATACTCGATACGGCAAAATCGCCACCGATCTGGCCAATGCCAGCCCCGAAACCAATTTTGAACGCGGTATTCGGCAATTCGGCTATTTGGTAATGAAAATTGCCATTTGCTTGGTGCTGGTGGTCTTCTTGATCAACAGTTTTAGCGGACATCAGCTGATCGATTCTTTTCTTTTTGCCCTTGCTTTGGCTATTGGCATCACCCCGGAACTTTTGCCGATGATTATGACCGTAAACCTAGCCGAAGGGGCGCTAAAAATGTCTAGAAAAGGGGTGATTGTCAAACATTTGCCTTCGATTCATAACCTAGGCAGTATGAATATGTTGTGTACCGATAAAACCGGCACGCTGACGGAAAATAAAATCATCTTAGAAAAATACGAGAATTTTGACTTCAAAACCGACCGTAAAGTGTTGCAATTCGCTCATGCTAACTGCACTCATCAATCAAACATCCGCGGGCCACTGGAAGAAGCGATATTAAAACATCATGAGGTCAGAGACGCGTGGCAAAAAATTGATGAGATTCCGTTTGATTTTGTGCGCAAACGCTTATCGGTGGTACTGAAAAAAGATGGCAAAACAATACTAATATGCAAAGGTGCATTAGAAGAAATGTTGCCTGAGCTTGATTTTTACGAACACGATGGAGTGGTTAAACCACTTACCACGCGTAGTAGGCAAAAAATTTCTGACCGCCTGTCTGAGCTAAGCAAAGATGGTTTTAGGGTATTGGCGGTGTCGTATCGCGAATTAAAAGCTAAAAATCAGCACGCTACTTATTCAAAAACCGATGAAAAAGATTTGATTTTCTTAGGACTTACCGCATTTCAAGATCCACCCAAGCAATCAGCAAAAAGATCGCTTAAACAATTAGCCGCATCAGGTATCGGACTCAAAATATTAACCGGAGACAACCCCGAAGTTACAATGAAGGTATGTAAAGATCTGGATTTGGCCGTTTCCGGGGTTTGTATTGGAGACGATCTACTTCACTTATCTGAAGAAAAGCTGGTGGAAAAAATAAAAGCTAACACCATTTTTGCCAAGCTTACGCCGGATCAAAAAAAATTAGTCATTAGCACCTTACAGCGCAGCGGGATGGTGGTTGGTTACCTTGGAGACGGTGTGAACGACGCTTCGTCGCTCAAACAAGCCGATGTCGGGATATCTGTTGAAAACGCCACCGATGTAGCCAAGGAGTCCGCTGATCTCATTTTAATGCACAAATCACTAGAAGTACTGCTTGAAGGCGTAAAAGACGGACGCAAAGTGTTCATCAACACCACCAAATACATCTTTATGAACTTTGGCTCCAATTTTGGCAACATGATTTCAATGAGTGTGGCATCATTCTTCCTCCCATTTATCCCCATGCTGCCAATTCAAATCATTTTAAACAACCTAATCTACGACGTCTCCCAGTTAAGCTTACCCACCGACAATGTAGATAATTCGGAAACAGCCAAACCATTAAAGTGGGATATAAATCAAATTAAACGATTTATTTTTATTTTTGGCCCGGTCAGTTCAATTTTTGATATTCTTACATTTGTTGGCCTGCTGTATATTTTTCATTCCAGCGTAGGATCGTTTAGATCCGGATGGTTTATTGAGTCGCTTGCCACTCAAGCAATGGTAATGATTGTACTTAGAACTAAGATTATACCGTTCTTTAAGAGCAAGCCGTCAATTTGGGTTAAGGTATCTGCTTCGGCAATCGTTATGTTTGCCATTATTATCAGTCAGAGCCCACTGGGGAAAATGTTCGAATTTAACGTCTTGCCAATTGGGTTTTGGCTATTTATGATTGTAGTGCTTGTCTTAAACGTGTTTGTTAATGAATTTGCCAAACACTGGTTTTATTCACGCGAATCACGGTTAGCTTAA
- a CDS encoding polymer-forming cytoskeletal protein, producing MKFRIFVVALFLSGFMAIPAYAADLKAPESPSTNVTVGTDTVWNNLYVAGSNVTVDAPVLKDLVAAGGNVTVNDPVAHSVLIAGGTVSLKSDVGQNVRVMGGTVDITGSIGEDLLVAGGTVTIDSNTVVKGDLLVAGGTVTVNGKVDGTLRATGGDIIINGQVGKDVIAKQISTLELGSTSVIGGKLSYSSPVEATIATTARVVGGVDYQKISYHNNGVGDSLAGLLVFSALMKALAWLVMALILVYGFARSTAHVVEQNKTKFGLSLGIGFIAIIVVPVSIVLFTVSLIGSSLAAVLGLLFILALILSGAFAAIWIGSEIVRLISKSKTARLDWLSALIGVIALMVLGVIPVLGWLACGVIFLSTFGVLVRILWSHFPQKA from the coding sequence ATGAAATTTCGCATATTTGTGGTGGCGTTATTCTTGTCCGGATTTATGGCAATCCCAGCCTACGCAGCGGATTTAAAAGCACCTGAGAGCCCATCCACCAACGTAACCGTTGGCACAGACACGGTTTGGAATAACTTATATGTCGCCGGCTCTAACGTGACTGTTGACGCTCCGGTTTTGAAAGATTTGGTTGCAGCTGGCGGCAACGTAACGGTCAATGACCCGGTTGCGCACAGCGTTTTGATCGCTGGTGGCACGGTCTCACTAAAATCAGATGTAGGCCAGAACGTGCGCGTAATGGGTGGCACGGTTGATATTACCGGCAGCATTGGCGAGGATTTGTTGGTTGCCGGAGGCACCGTTACCATAGATTCAAACACCGTAGTTAAAGGTGATCTACTAGTAGCCGGTGGCACAGTAACCGTTAACGGTAAGGTTGATGGCACACTCAGAGCAACTGGCGGCGATATCATCATCAACGGACAAGTAGGTAAAGACGTTATTGCTAAACAAATCAGCACCCTCGAGCTGGGAAGCACATCAGTTATCGGCGGCAAACTGTCCTATTCATCACCTGTTGAAGCCACTATTGCCACCACCGCGCGAGTCGTTGGCGGCGTTGATTATCAAAAAATTAGTTACCACAACAACGGCGTGGGTGATTCTTTGGCCGGTTTGTTAGTGTTTAGCGCCCTAATGAAGGCGTTGGCGTGGCTGGTAATGGCTTTGATTTTAGTTTACGGATTTGCCCGCTCTACCGCACACGTTGTCGAACAAAACAAAACCAAATTTGGCTTATCACTAGGCATTGGTTTTATCGCAATTATTGTTGTTCCAGTATCCATCGTCTTATTCACGGTTTCACTAATTGGCTCAAGCTTGGCCGCTGTTTTAGGATTATTGTTCATTCTTGCTTTAATTCTTTCGGGGGCATTTGCGGCAATCTGGATTGGATCAGAGATCGTACGATTAATATCAAAGTCTAAAACTGCCCGCCTTGACTGGCTATCGGCACTAATTGGCGTGATTGCATTAATGGTTTTGGGCGTCATTCCGGTGTTGGGTTGGCTTGCTTGCGGTGTAATATTCCTATCAACCTTTGGTGTATTAGTACGAATATTATGGTCTCATTTTCCACAAAAGGCCTAA
- a CDS encoding CHAP domain-containing protein — protein sequence MGLNFLLPYNKEFCICTSKAARWLLAIAISTLPFQTPPAIHAQSENIPSSNPECEINISTKSAGAICVAKTLTITVGDSNQTIVNKRQAEARAKALASKKINSLILAVTDAVKLYPESGQCVPFARAVSGINISGAAISNKPNSNIPEDGAVLITTESRPGHAAVVTSINGNTIEVIERNYFSGWVSKRKILLNSPIIRGFIVHS from the coding sequence GTGGGGCTTAACTTTCTTCTTCCGTATAACAAGGAGTTTTGTATTTGTACGTCAAAAGCCGCGCGGTGGCTACTGGCAATTGCCATTAGCACATTACCTTTTCAAACACCGCCCGCAATTCACGCACAGTCAGAGAATATCCCATCTTCAAACCCAGAATGTGAAATTAATATTTCAACGAAATCTGCTGGTGCTATTTGTGTCGCCAAAACGCTTACCATTACTGTGGGTGACTCAAACCAAACTATTGTAAATAAAAGACAGGCTGAAGCAAGAGCTAAAGCTTTGGCATCGAAAAAAATCAATTCTCTAATTCTAGCAGTAACTGATGCGGTAAAATTGTACCCCGAATCCGGTCAATGTGTTCCATTTGCCAGAGCGGTTAGTGGTATCAACATTTCCGGTGCTGCAATCTCGAATAAACCGAACTCAAATATTCCGGAAGATGGTGCGGTTTTGATTACAACCGAGAGTCGTCCCGGCCACGCAGCGGTGGTTACCTCGATTAACGGTAATACTATTGAAGTAATTGAGCGTAACTATTTTTCCGGATGGGTATCTAAGCGAAAGATTCTATTAAATTCTCCAATCATTCGCGGATTTATTGTGCATTCATAA
- a CDS encoding ABC transporter ATP-binding protein yields MENIITVKNLKKAYGSLKAVDNISFEVKKGEIFGLLGENGAGKTTTLEMIEGLRKPTSGEIKVLNFDIRHDLSKIKHIIGVQLQSSAYFGFLTLVEILDLFGSFYQKTVNPMELLELVDLKDKAKSYINNLSGGQRQRFSIVASLVNDPQIVFLDEPTTGLDPIARRNLWDLIIKIKAQGKTIVLTTHYMEEAEILCDRIGIMDSGKIVALDKTHNLIEKVKHPYKIHFITPNLSQKSFDALNKIGILEELAGKSHHYELRLHTKHDLNDSLSLVQKTDPESLSVGRASLEDVFIELTGKTLKD; encoded by the coding sequence GTGGAAAATATCATTACAGTCAAAAATTTGAAGAAAGCTTATGGATCGCTAAAAGCGGTTGATAATATCTCATTTGAGGTCAAAAAAGGTGAAATATTCGGTTTATTAGGCGAAAACGGCGCCGGCAAAACCACTACTTTAGAAATGATTGAGGGTTTACGAAAGCCCACCAGTGGAGAAATTAAGGTACTAAATTTTGACATTCGCCACGATTTATCCAAGATCAAACACATTATCGGTGTCCAGCTTCAGTCTTCGGCCTATTTTGGCTTCCTTACACTGGTTGAAATATTAGATTTATTCGGCAGTTTTTACCAAAAAACCGTTAATCCGATGGAGTTGTTAGAGCTTGTAGATCTTAAAGACAAGGCAAAATCATACATCAATAACCTATCTGGCGGGCAACGTCAGCGATTTTCGATTGTGGCAAGCCTGGTAAATGACCCGCAAATTGTCTTTTTAGACGAGCCAACGACCGGCCTAGACCCAATTGCCAGACGTAATTTATGGGATTTAATCATTAAAATTAAGGCGCAAGGCAAAACTATTGTGTTAACTACCCATTATATGGAAGAGGCCGAAATTTTGTGTGATCGTATTGGCATTATGGATTCGGGCAAAATTGTAGCGCTTGATAAAACCCACAATTTGATTGAAAAAGTAAAACATCCCTACAAAATCCACTTCATTACCCCAAACCTATCTCAAAAATCGTTTGATGCTCTCAATAAAATTGGCATTTTAGAAGAACTGGCGGGAAAATCGCACCATTATGAGCTCAGATTACACACGAAACACGATCTAAACGACTCTTTGTCACTAGTGCAAAAAACCGACCCCGAAAGTCTGTCTGTCGGCCGCGCCAGCTTAGAAGACGTGTTTATTGAACTTACCGGAAAAACATTGAAAGATTAA